The DNA sequence AGAAGTGCTTTCTCCGTCCACGAGGTTTTATGACATTCACCGGAAAAAGCCGTCTTATATGCTTTTGCCTTCCCTGAAAGAATATATTATGGTGGATTCAACGTCTGTCATGGTCAATACTATCCGGAAAAAGCCTGCTGACTCCCTGGAAAGCGGCGCCTGGGAAAGCGATGTATTAAAAGACCTGTCCGGCCAACTTACTATACCCACGATAGGCCTGTCCATTCCGCTCTCCGAAATTTACCGGAAAGTGGATTTTAACCGGCGTTCCAGGCTTTGACGGGAGCGCAATGCAAGTTTAATAGATCCGGCCGGGCACCAGGTAATGCTGCACGTAATCGCGTACTCCTTCTTCCAGGGAATGGAACGCTTTATCATAACCCGCCGAGCGCAGTTTGTTCATTTCGGCTTCGGTAAAATACTGGTATTTATCGCGGATATCCTCCGGAGTGTCTATAAATTCAATATTTTCGGGACGATCCATTGCGCTGAATGCAGCGCGGACCAGGTCAAGGAACGTTCGCGCTTTACCGCTGCCAAGGTTGTAAATGCCGGACGGCTTCCGGTGAAGCATAAAGAAAAACAATACATCCACCACGTCCTTTACGTAAATGAAATCCCGCTGCTGCTCCCCATCGCGAAAATCAGGATGGTGGGATCGGAACAGCTTCATTTTGCCGGTTTCCCCAATCTGCTTAAAGGCATGGAATACCACCGAGGCCATACGTCCCTTGTGGTATTCGTTGGGGCCGTACACGTTGAAAAACTTGATTCCCGCCCAGAAAAAAGGTTTTCGTTCCTGCTTCACCGCCCATTTATCAAATTCGTTTTTCGAATCTCCATAAGGGTTCAGGGTTGGAGCCGTTCTACTATTTCATGACTGTCCGTATAACCATGCTCGCCCAAGCCGTAAGTAGCGGCCGAAGAAGCATAAACCAGCGGCAGGCCGAATTCCACGCATAGTTTCCATACTTCCTTGCTATATTGAAGATTCAGGAGGTCGAGCAGCGTTTTATCCGATTCGGTAGTATCGGTGCGTGCGCCCAGGTGAAAGACAAACTGGACCAGCAGCTGGTTGTCCCGCAGCCATTTAATGAAATACTTCCTGTCAATGCACTGTGAGTACCGTTTGCCCTCAAAATTCCGGTTCTTCTGCGGTTGGGAGAAGTCGTCGACCAATACCAGGTCATAATAGCCCTCCTCGTTCAACTTAGTAACCATGCTGCTGCCTATAAATCCAGCCGCACCCGTGATAACGATCATATGAATAATTTTTAACCGGCTGCAAAAACGGGCTGCGTTACCGGTTCGATAAGCCCTTTCTTCGCAGCCATGTCGAACAATACCTCCACAGCCCGGCGTCCTTCAGGCCCCAAATCTACTGAATACTTATTTACATACAATTCAATATGCCGGTACATAACGGTCTCATCCATTTCCTGGGCATGGGAACGGATAAATGCCAGCCCCGAGGAGGGATTAGCAAATGCATATTCAATGCTGCGGCGGATCAGCCTGTCTGCTTTGGCCTGAATTTCCGGACGGATAGCTCTTTTCACCATGATACCACCCAGCGGAATAGGGCAGCCTGTTTCCTTTTCCCAGAATTCGCCAAGATCCATGACTTTTCGCAGGCCTTTTTCTTCATACGTAAAGCGATTCTCATGGATGATCAGGCCCAGGTCTATTTCGCCCTTTAACAGGGCTTCCTCAATGCCTGAAAAAACCATTTCCTTCTTGTGTTTCGCTTCCGGGAAGGCCAGACTTAGCAAAAAATTAGCAGTAGTATAGTGACCGGGTATGCCAATCATTTTATCCTGAAGGCCGGCAGGCTGGGCGGAACTTTCGGCAAGCGGAAGATTGCCGTCCCCGGGGATATCCCGATTAGTACTAGGGCTTATATTTGCGCCCGGAGCGGTGATCAGCAGCGGGCCTACGCCAAAGCCAAGCGCGCTGCCGGCATTGAGCAGGACATAATCTGAGATCACATGCGCAAAAGCATAATAGCTCAGCTTGGTGATGTCCAGCTCTCCGCGAAAAGCTTTCCTGTTCAGCGTTTCTACGTCGTCGTAAAAAACCTCGAATTCGAGTCCTTCTGTATCGATCTTTCCGTGGATAAGCGCATCGAAAATAAAGGTATCATTAGGGCAGGGAGAAAATCCAAGACTTAGTTTCATTTATCCATAGTTTATCGCTTTGAGCCCATTAACGGCTTTCGGCCTTATTCTCGTGTAAGGCCGCAAATTGCTGATCGAAACACTTACAGCTTCAGGGCAAGCCTCAGCTGTAAAACCTAATCTGCATCGTCCGCAGGGCTGCTGCTGTATTCCTCAACAATCCGGGTCAGGGCCGCACTCAGCTCTTTAACAGCAAGGGGGATGTTCCAGTTTTCCCGGTTGCGTTTTTCAACATAATTGGAAATGGCTCTCAGCTGCAGGCATTTTATCCCTTCGCTCATGCAAACATAGAAAAAGCCGGCGCCTTCCATACTTTCGGTAATTGCCGGAAGGCGGGAACGTATTGCTTCAATGCTGGATTCCTTACCATGCACGGTATTTACGGTAAGCCCTTCCGCTTCCTGCCATCCGGGATGGCGGAAATCGTTTACCAGTTTCCCGTTTTTGAACGGCGGCGTTTCCGCTCCTGTCATGCCAAGCCGGAAAATATCCAGAAAATCCTCCCCGTCTTCCGCCCCGCTTTCCGCCCCAAGGTCGGCGAAGCTGTCGCTTACCACCTGGACTACGGCTCCAAGGGGCAGCGCCCGGTCAAAACTGCCGGCAATTCCGGCGTTAATAACCAAATCATAGGTATATTTCTGCAGGGCTTTTGTCAAATGATAAATGGTGGCAGGCGTTCCCACTCCTGTAACCAGCACGTAAACCGCAGTACCTTGCGCCGGCGCGGTCCCTTTTAAAAACACTTCCTCCGGGATACCGGGCACGAATGCCCCTGAATCCAACGCTCCTTCATTAAGGAAGGGTGCAATCTCCGCCTTCGTAGCCGATACGATCAGTATGTTCATCTTATGCTCATTTCGTCGGCTGAATTTAAGGTATTAATTTTTATTCCGATATTTGCAGGACGTATGATACTCGTCACTCGAAAAGAACACTTTAACGCTGCCCACAAGCTTGAGAACCCCGACTGGACAGACGAAAAGAATCGCGAAATTTTTGGGAAATGTGCCAATAAGAACTGGCATGGGCATAATTATCAGCTTTTTGTGACGGTTAAGGGGGAGCCCGATCCTGAAACAGGCTACGTTACTGACCTTAAGAAATTAAGTACCATTATCCGGGAACACATTATTGAAAAGGTGGACCACAAAAACCTGAACCTGGATGTGGACTTTATGCAGGGAGTTCTCGCTTCTACTGAAAACCTGGCAATTGCCATCTGGGATCAGCTTGAACGGCATATTGACGGATTGCATTGCGTTCGGCTGTACGAAACGGAGAATAATTTTGTAGAATATTTTGGGAAATAAAGAATCCATGGACGATAAAAACATTGAAGGTCAGCTGCTTGACGAGCTGGAAATGGACGGTTACCAGAAAATTGACCGCTATAATACCCACAAGATCAAGCAACTCGCTGATAAATACAGGGAAATCCTGAAGGATATCGGTGAAGACCCCACGCGCCCGGGACTGCTAAATACGCCCGAACGCGTAGCCAAGGCGCTGCTTTATTTCACTCATGGCTACGATATGGACCCTGCCGGGATCATCCGGTCAGCCCTGTTCGAAGAAGAGTACAGCCAGATGGTCATCGTAAAAGACATAGAGCTTTATTCCCTTTGCGAACATCATATGGTGCCTTTTTTTGGTAAGGCTCATATTGCCTATATCCCCAAAGGAAAAATTGTGGGGCTTAGCAAAATACCCCGGGTGGTGGACGTTTTTGCCCGCCGCCTCCAAGTCCAGGAACGACTGACCAACGATATAAAAGATTGCCTGCATAACACCCTGCAGCCTGCGGGAGTAGCGGTAGTCATTGAATGTACCCACTTGTGTATGTGCATGAGAGGGGTGCAAAAACAGAATTCTGTGACCACCACCTCTGCCTTCACGGGAGAGTTCGCCAAGGAAACCACCAGGGCCGAGTTTATGCGTTTAATTTCAGCCAACCTCGTATAATCGATGAAAGCATATTTATTTCCCGGACAGGGAGCCCAGTTTACAGGCATGGGAAAGGAGCTGTATGAAAACTCCCCCAGGCAAAGGAACTTTTTGAACACGGAAACGATATAATCGGCTTCCGGATAACCGATATCATGTTTTCCGGGACGGAAGACGCCCTCAAACAGACAAATGTAACGCAGCCCGCGATCTTTCTCCATTCGGTAGCGCTTGCCCGGTCAGCAGGGGCCGCCTTCGATCCTGCGATGGCCGCGGGCCATTCCCTGGGAGAATTTTCAGCGCTGGTCGCCGCCGGCGCCCTTTCTTTTGAAGACGGCCTGCAACTGGTCATTGCCCGGGCCAACGCCATGCAGAAAGCCTGTGAGAAGCAACCTTCCTCCA is a window from the Anseongella ginsenosidimutans genome containing:
- the folE gene encoding GTP cyclohydrolase I FolE, whose product is MDDKNIEGQLLDELEMDGYQKIDRYNTHKIKQLADKYREILKDIGEDPTRPGLLNTPERVAKALLYFTHGYDMDPAGIIRSALFEEEYSQMVIVKDIELYSLCEHHMVPFFGKAHIAYIPKGKIVGLSKIPRVVDVFARRLQVQERLTNDIKDCLHNTLQPAGVAVVIECTHLCMCMRGVQKQNSVTTTSAFTGEFAKETTRAEFMRLISANLV
- the mqnB gene encoding futalosine hydrolase, coding for MNILIVSATKAEIAPFLNEGALDSGAFVPGIPEEVFLKGTAPAQGTAVYVLVTGVGTPATIYHLTKALQKYTYDLVINAGIAGSFDRALPLGAVVQVVSDSFADLGAESGAEDGEDFLDIFRLGMTGAETPPFKNGKLVNDFRHPGWQEAEGLTVNTVHGKESSIEAIRSRLPAITESMEGAGFFYVCMSEGIKCLQLRAISNYVEKRNRENWNIPLAVKELSAALTRIVEEYSSSPADDAD
- a CDS encoding 6-pyruvoyl trahydropterin synthase family protein — protein: MILVTRKEHFNAAHKLENPDWTDEKNREIFGKCANKNWHGHNYQLFVTVKGEPDPETGYVTDLKKLSTIIREHIIEKVDHKNLNLDVDFMQGVLASTENLAIAIWDQLERHIDGLHCVRLYETENNFVEYFGK
- a CDS encoding 1,4-dihydroxy-6-naphthoate synthase — translated: MKLSLGFSPCPNDTFIFDALIHGKIDTEGLEFEVFYDDVETLNRKAFRGELDITKLSYYAFAHVISDYVLLNAGSALGFGVGPLLITAPGANISPSTNRDIPGDGNLPLAESSAQPAGLQDKMIGIPGHYTTANFLLSLAFPEAKHKKEMVFSGIEEALLKGEIDLGLIIHENRFTYEEKGLRKVMDLGEFWEKETGCPIPLGGIMVKRAIRPEIQAKADRLIRRSIEYAFANPSSGLAFIRSHAQEMDETVMYRHIELYVNKYSVDLGPEGRRAVEVLFDMAAKKGLIEPVTQPVFAAG
- a CDS encoding NAD-dependent epimerase/dehydratase family protein; amino-acid sequence: MKQERKPFFWAGIKFFNVYGPNEYHKGRMASVVFHAFKQIGETGKMKLFRSHHPDFRDGEQQRDFIYVKDVVDVLFFFMLHRKPSGIYNLGSGKARTFLDLVRAAFSAMDRPENIEFIDTPEDIRDKYQYFTEAEMNKLRSAGYDKAFHSLEEGVRDYVQHYLVPGRIY
- a CDS encoding NAD-dependent epimerase/dehydratase family protein, which gives rise to MIVITGAAGFIGSSMVTKLNEEGYYDLVLVDDFSQPQKNRNFEGKRYSQCIDRKYFIKWLRDNQLLVQFVFHLGARTDTTESDKTLLDLLNLQYSKEVWKLCVEFGLPLVYASSAATYGLGEHGYTDSHEIVERLQP